One genomic window of Streptomonospora nanhaiensis includes the following:
- a CDS encoding winged helix DNA-binding domain-containing protein, which yields MISVTRAQVVAYRFAAHGLAPGGGADPGTVLATGLQDYPPGRSAGLALRLRTGAPPDSSAASTVLVHSVRGALHLHRAADLPRLAAALRVEDGHDLLRQSIGEFAAELADDGLSFGTALDEVAAAMRAEIAEQPAPTKGELSAAVSPRVDPRTTPWCSGCGAAHVQDQLFRMATLQAGLVVRLDPGAPGRFRYHAAGPASAPAPDPDPDPGSARADLVRAFLAAFGPAKPAHLAAWLGLVPAAGRRWWDRAAGGLERVEVDGGRFWFHPDRLAALQDSPAPAGVRLLPPHDPVTELADRPLLLPDPARRRAVWRPAANPGVVLVDGEIAGVWRQRRERAEAVVQVEPFAPLPVPRREAAAADAAVIAEHTGASGSRLVFA from the coding sequence ATGATCTCGGTCACCCGCGCCCAGGTCGTGGCCTACCGGTTCGCCGCCCACGGGCTGGCCCCCGGCGGCGGGGCCGACCCCGGCACCGTCCTGGCCACCGGCCTGCAGGACTACCCGCCGGGCCGCAGCGCCGGCCTGGCGCTGCGGCTGCGCACCGGCGCCCCGCCGGACTCCTCGGCCGCGTCCACCGTGCTCGTGCACAGCGTCCGCGGCGCCCTGCACCTGCACCGCGCCGCCGACCTCCCCCGCCTGGCGGCGGCACTGCGCGTCGAGGACGGCCACGACCTCCTCCGCCAGTCCATCGGGGAGTTCGCCGCCGAGCTCGCCGACGACGGCCTGTCCTTCGGCACCGCGCTGGACGAGGTCGCCGCCGCCATGCGGGCCGAGATCGCCGAGCAGCCCGCCCCGACCAAGGGTGAGCTGAGCGCGGCGGTGAGCCCGCGGGTGGACCCCCGCACCACCCCGTGGTGCTCGGGGTGCGGTGCCGCGCACGTCCAGGACCAGCTCTTCCGCATGGCCACACTCCAGGCCGGCCTGGTCGTGCGCCTCGACCCCGGCGCCCCGGGCCGCTTCCGCTACCACGCCGCCGGTCCCGCCTCCGCGCCCGCCCCTGACCCCGACCCCGACCCCGGCTCCGCCCGCGCCGACCTGGTCCGCGCGTTCCTCGCGGCCTTCGGCCCCGCCAAGCCCGCCCACCTCGCCGCCTGGCTGGGCCTGGTGCCCGCGGCCGGCCGCCGCTGGTGGGACCGCGCCGCCGGCGGCCTCGAACGGGTCGAGGTCGACGGCGGGCGGTTCTGGTTTCACCCCGACCGCCTCGCGGCGCTCCAGGACTCCCCCGCGCCCGCGGGCGTGCGCCTGCTCCCGCCCCACGACCCCGTCACCGAACTCGCCGACCGCCCGCTGCTGCTGCCCGACCCCGCCCGCCGCCGTGCCGTGTGGCGGCCCGCTGCCAACCCCGGCGTGGTGCTGGTCGACGGCGAGATCGCCGGGGTGTGGCGGCAGCGCCGCGAACGCGCGGAGGCCGTCGTGCAGGTCGAGCCGTTCGCACCGCTGCCGGTCCCCCGGCGCGAGGCCGCCGCGGCCGACGCCGCCGTCATCGCCGAGCACACCGGGGCGTCCGGGTCGCGCCTCGTCTTCGCCTGA
- a CDS encoding GntR family transcriptional regulator: MADVYKELRAAIVAGEFDAGAPLGEVALAERYGVSRTPVREALRRLQQDGLVERGDRGMRVRVRSPEEILEIYEVRIVLEGAAARAAAERRTRIDLARLRAAAEAMAATDAADGMAMAAANRAFHETVWAAGHNQTLTDLLMRLNDHLARYPATTLTAPGRWENALAEHAAIVEAIDARDADTAATRAEAHMAAARDIRLEMYTRELP, encoded by the coding sequence GTGGCGGATGTGTACAAGGAGCTGAGGGCGGCGATCGTCGCGGGCGAGTTCGACGCCGGGGCCCCGCTCGGCGAGGTCGCCCTGGCGGAGCGCTACGGGGTCAGCCGCACCCCGGTCCGCGAGGCGCTGCGCCGCCTCCAGCAGGACGGGCTGGTCGAGCGCGGCGACCGCGGCATGCGCGTGCGGGTGCGCAGTCCCGAGGAGATCCTGGAGATCTACGAGGTCCGCATCGTCCTCGAAGGAGCGGCGGCGCGGGCGGCGGCCGAGCGCCGCACGCGCATCGACCTGGCCCGCCTGCGCGCCGCCGCCGAGGCCATGGCCGCCACCGACGCCGCGGACGGCATGGCGATGGCCGCCGCCAACCGCGCCTTCCACGAGACCGTCTGGGCAGCCGGCCACAACCAGACGCTCACCGACCTGCTCATGCGCCTCAACGACCACCTGGCCCGCTACCCCGCCACCACCCTGACCGCCCCGGGCCGCTGGGAGAACGCGTTGGCCGAGCACGCCGCAATCGTGGAGGCCATCGACGCCCGCGACGCCGACACGGCCGCCACCCGGGCCGAGGCCCACATGGCCGCCGCCCGCGACATCCGCCTGGAGATGTACACCCGCGAACTCCCCTGA
- a CDS encoding DUF6668 family protein: protein MPLWWMGVHGGAGESTLAELSRYGYGAGHAWPVTPTPPTVVLVARTHYYGLMRARHAATEWARGDIAADLLGLVLIADAPGALPRPLRDLARLVSGGVPRTWRIPWVPQWRLQTPTLATAPRAIHRLFAETVPSAAPPTP, encoded by the coding sequence GTGCCCCTCTGGTGGATGGGGGTCCACGGGGGCGCCGGCGAGAGCACGCTGGCCGAACTGAGCCGCTACGGCTACGGCGCGGGACACGCGTGGCCGGTGACACCGACCCCGCCCACGGTCGTGCTCGTCGCCCGCACCCACTACTACGGCCTGATGCGTGCCCGGCACGCCGCCACCGAGTGGGCGCGTGGAGACATCGCCGCGGACCTGCTCGGCCTCGTTCTCATCGCCGACGCGCCGGGAGCCCTGCCGCGACCGCTGCGCGACCTGGCCCGCCTTGTCTCGGGAGGTGTTCCCCGCACCTGGCGCATCCCGTGGGTGCCGCAGTGGCGGCTGCAGACGCCCACCTTGGCCACCGCCCCGCGAGCCATACACCGCCTCTTCGCCGAGACCGTCCCCTCGGCCGCGCCCCCGACCCCCTGA
- a CDS encoding SCO6880 family protein, translating into MAAADTRTAPRTYGNWRRPTTAGLMGLGSLGTAILMGGLIFTVLLVMVSGLVAGIISGLLLGGVLLVLLVKDRHDRSLLTRLGTRLGWANTRSAGAHLYRSGPLGRTPWGTHQLPGLAAPSRLSEHTDSYGRRFALIYVPFTGHYTIVLGSDPDGSALVDSAQIDQWVAGWGQWLANLSEEPGLEAAQVTVETAPDSGSRLRREIAANTDPDAPELARAMLEEAAATYPRGSSAVRAYIALTFRAAGPDGKRRTPEEVGRDLAARLPALTAGLAGTGAGAARPMPAQQLCEVVRTAYDPAAAQLIDQAHATDEPVEMDWSDIGPAAAEATWDTYRHDSGLSVSWEMTVAPRGTVHSSVLTRLLAPHRDIARKRVALLYRPLDPARAAAIVEADLRNAEFRTSSTAKPSARDVVSMRQAKATASEEATGAALVNFGMVVTATVTDPARLPEATAAVDNLAASARLRLRRVYGAQDAAFAAALPLGLVLPRHLRVPADINQHL; encoded by the coding sequence ATGGCAGCCGCTGACACCCGCACGGCGCCCCGCACCTACGGCAACTGGCGGCGCCCCACCACCGCCGGGCTCATGGGCCTGGGGTCACTGGGCACCGCCATCCTCATGGGCGGGCTCATCTTCACGGTCCTCCTGGTGATGGTCTCCGGCCTGGTCGCCGGGATCATCAGCGGCCTGCTGCTGGGCGGCGTCCTGCTGGTGCTTTTAGTCAAGGACCGCCACGACCGCAGCCTGCTCACGCGGCTGGGCACCCGCCTGGGGTGGGCCAACACCCGCAGCGCCGGCGCGCACCTTTACCGCTCCGGTCCGCTGGGCCGCACGCCGTGGGGCACCCACCAGCTGCCGGGCCTGGCCGCGCCCTCCCGGCTCTCCGAGCACACCGACTCCTACGGGCGGCGCTTCGCGCTGATCTACGTGCCCTTCACCGGCCACTACACGATCGTGCTGGGCTCCGACCCCGACGGCTCCGCCCTGGTCGACTCAGCCCAGATCGACCAGTGGGTGGCCGGGTGGGGCCAGTGGCTGGCCAACCTCAGCGAGGAACCCGGGCTGGAGGCCGCGCAGGTCACCGTGGAGACCGCGCCCGACTCCGGAAGCCGGCTGCGCCGCGAGATCGCGGCCAACACCGACCCCGACGCCCCCGAACTGGCGCGCGCCATGCTGGAGGAGGCGGCGGCCACCTACCCGCGGGGCTCCTCGGCGGTGCGGGCCTACATCGCGCTGACCTTCCGCGCCGCCGGTCCCGACGGCAAGCGCCGCACGCCCGAGGAGGTCGGCCGCGACCTCGCGGCGCGCCTGCCCGCGCTCACCGCCGGCCTGGCCGGCACCGGCGCAGGCGCCGCGCGCCCGATGCCGGCGCAGCAGCTGTGCGAGGTGGTGCGAACCGCCTACGACCCGGCGGCCGCCCAGCTCATCGACCAGGCCCACGCCACGGACGAGCCGGTGGAGATGGACTGGTCCGACATCGGCCCGGCCGCCGCCGAGGCAACCTGGGACACCTACCGCCACGACAGCGGTCTGTCGGTCAGCTGGGAGATGACCGTGGCCCCGCGCGGCACCGTCCACTCCAGTGTGCTGACCCGCCTGCTCGCCCCCCACCGCGATATCGCCCGCAAGCGGGTCGCCCTGCTCTACCGGCCGCTGGATCCGGCGCGGGCGGCCGCCATCGTGGAGGCCGACCTGCGCAACGCCGAGTTCCGCACCAGCTCCACGGCCAAACCCTCGGCGCGCGACGTGGTGTCGATGCGCCAGGCCAAGGCCACCGCCAGCGAGGAGGCCACCGGCGCCGCCCTGGTCAACTTCGGCATGGTGGTCACCGCCACCGTCACCGACCCCGCGCGGCTGCCCGAGGCCACCGCCGCGGTGGACAACCTCGCGGCCAGCGCCCGGCTGCGCCTGCGCAGGGTCTACGGCGCCCAGGACGCGGCCTTCGCCGCCGCGCTGCCCCTGGGCCTGGTGCTGCCCCGCCACCTGCGCGTCCCCGCCGACATCAACCAGCACCTGTGA
- a CDS encoding ATP/GTP-binding protein gives MARKTPPAPRPLRPGPRGWPGRGGGASLLVQAPTEWRGTSVQVCGLWPFAVGSGTPMIGVPIGRNLLTGSTLCCDPISWFQRAKLISNPSAFVLGLPGLGKSTIVRRMALGLAGYGVQPLVLGDLKPDYVDLIEALGGQVISLGRGRGHLNILDPGEARQAAGRLTGNARAHVLADAHGRRLTMVSALMTILRSIPPSDREETILDRALRVLDERHDGVPVLGDLLKVIQDAPEEVRQVAVDRGSLKRYRELTEGLEATLIGLGASGRLGEIFARPTSQPMRLDRPVVFDVSSIDDSEMDLQAAVLLACWSAGFGAVTVAHALADAGLEPRRHYFVVLDELWRALRAGRGLVDRVDALTRLNRQRGVGMAMVSHTMSDLTALSAPEDRAKARGFVERSGMVVCAGLPAAEMGMLTSAVALSHAEQNLLTSWQDPPGLGRGGGARSRTPGARQVPGQGRRPPGHPRPRGPHQRGEARARHQQALAPGQPHRRPHHPRGGMTWPTPTAAAASRAP, from the coding sequence ATGGCCAGGAAGACACCGCCCGCCCCGCGCCCGCTCCGGCCGGGACCCCGCGGCTGGCCCGGACGCGGCGGGGGCGCCTCCCTGCTGGTCCAGGCCCCCACCGAGTGGCGCGGGACCTCCGTGCAGGTGTGCGGGCTGTGGCCGTTCGCCGTCGGCTCGGGCACCCCCATGATCGGGGTGCCCATCGGGCGCAACCTGCTGACCGGCTCGACGCTGTGCTGCGACCCGATCAGCTGGTTCCAGCGCGCCAAGCTGATCTCCAACCCCAGCGCTTTCGTGCTCGGACTGCCCGGCCTGGGCAAGTCCACCATCGTGCGGCGCATGGCGCTGGGGCTGGCCGGCTACGGCGTCCAGCCGCTGGTGCTGGGCGACCTCAAACCCGACTACGTCGACCTCATCGAGGCCCTGGGCGGGCAGGTCATCAGCCTGGGCCGGGGGCGGGGCCACCTCAACATCCTCGACCCGGGCGAGGCCCGCCAGGCCGCCGGCCGCCTCACCGGCAACGCCCGCGCCCACGTCCTGGCCGACGCCCACGGACGCCGGCTCACCATGGTCTCGGCCCTCATGACGATCCTGCGCTCCATCCCGCCCAGCGACCGGGAGGAGACCATCCTGGACCGGGCGCTGCGGGTGCTCGACGAGCGCCACGACGGCGTCCCGGTGTTGGGCGACCTGCTCAAGGTCATCCAGGACGCGCCCGAGGAGGTCCGCCAGGTCGCCGTGGACCGCGGCTCGCTGAAGCGCTACCGCGAACTCACCGAAGGGCTGGAGGCCACCCTCATCGGCCTGGGCGCCTCCGGCCGGCTCGGCGAGATCTTCGCCCGGCCCACCTCCCAGCCCATGCGGCTGGACCGCCCGGTCGTCTTCGACGTGTCCTCCATCGACGACTCCGAGATGGACCTGCAGGCGGCGGTGCTGCTGGCGTGCTGGTCGGCGGGGTTCGGCGCGGTCACCGTGGCCCACGCCCTGGCCGACGCGGGCCTGGAGCCGCGCCGCCACTACTTCGTGGTGCTGGACGAACTGTGGCGGGCGCTGCGCGCCGGCCGCGGCTTGGTCGACCGCGTCGACGCGCTGACCCGCCTCAACCGCCAGCGCGGTGTGGGCATGGCGATGGTCTCCCACACCATGAGCGACCTCACGGCGCTGTCCGCGCCCGAGGACCGGGCCAAGGCCCGCGGGTTCGTCGAGCGGTCGGGGATGGTGGTCTGCGCCGGGCTGCCCGCCGCCGAGATGGGCATGCTCACCAGCGCCGTGGCGCTCTCCCACGCCGAGCAGAACCTGCTGACCAGCTGGCAGGACCCCCCCGGCCTGGGACGCGGGGGAGGGGCCCGAAGCCGCACCCCCGGGGCGCGGCAAGTTCCTGGTCAAGGTCGGCGGCCGCCCGGGCATCCCCGTCCACGTGGACCTCACCAGCGTGGAGAGGCGCGTGCACGACACCAACAAGCTCTGGCACCAGGCCAGCCGCATCGGCGCCCCCACCACCCCCGCGGAGGAATGACGTGGCCAACTCCAACCGCCGCGGCCGCCAGCCGGGCACCATGA
- a CDS encoding type IV secretory system conjugative DNA transfer family protein — MANSNRRGRQPGTMSTEAILVWIGLVAAVALLGGGWASLHLANLAADSPQDVPLNPFSVFFALATGTVVWTPGATVAALGLAASAVGAVAGTVLGLRRRRRMRTRVDGAATYLATPADLAALTAEGAGATARRLGVRDAPGVPIGRALGSGRMLYGSWEDMHVDIWGPRTGKTTSRAIPAVLAAPAASSVLVTSNKRDAADATREVRAHTTGNRPWVFDPQSIATEEPTWWWDPLSYVTDEVKAAQLAGHFAAGSREAGARADAYFDGEGRNLLAGLLLAAALDQRPITDVYTWLTRPTDDTAVGILADAGYPLQADGVAGVVNAPDKQRAGVFGTASQMAHCLTNRRIHPWITRQGPDDDRPHFDPYAFARGGHTLYSLSKEGAGTAGPLVTALTVAVVEAAEEIASAAPGGRLPVPLLGVLDEVANVCKWSELPNQYSHYGSRGIVLMAILQSWSQGVEVWGQEGMRKLWSAANIKVYGGGVSETGFLQELSQLIGDYDRTSVSASTSRDGRSTTRQLTNQNTLDVADLGAMPRGRAVCIASGVPPTLIETVPWMRGPHAEAVRASIAAHEPKGSQ; from the coding sequence GTGGCCAACTCCAACCGCCGCGGCCGCCAGCCGGGCACCATGAGCACCGAGGCCATCCTCGTCTGGATCGGGCTGGTGGCCGCCGTGGCCCTCCTGGGCGGCGGGTGGGCCAGTCTGCACCTGGCCAACCTCGCCGCCGACAGCCCGCAGGACGTGCCCCTCAACCCCTTCAGCGTCTTCTTCGCCCTGGCCACCGGAACCGTGGTGTGGACCCCCGGCGCCACCGTCGCGGCCCTGGGGCTGGCCGCCTCGGCCGTCGGCGCCGTCGCCGGGACCGTGCTGGGGCTGCGCCGGCGTCGCCGGATGCGCACCCGCGTCGACGGCGCCGCCACCTACCTGGCCACCCCCGCCGACCTGGCGGCGCTCACCGCCGAAGGCGCCGGCGCCACCGCGCGCCGCCTGGGCGTGCGCGACGCGCCCGGGGTGCCCATCGGCCGGGCCCTGGGCAGCGGCCGGATGCTCTACGGGTCCTGGGAGGACATGCACGTCGACATCTGGGGGCCGCGAACCGGCAAGACGACCTCCCGCGCCATCCCCGCCGTGCTGGCCGCCCCGGCCGCCTCCAGCGTCCTGGTCACCTCCAACAAGCGCGACGCCGCCGACGCCACCCGCGAGGTGCGCGCCCACACCACCGGCAACCGGCCCTGGGTCTTCGACCCCCAGTCCATCGCAACCGAGGAGCCCACCTGGTGGTGGGACCCGCTCAGCTACGTCACCGACGAGGTCAAGGCCGCCCAGTTGGCCGGCCACTTCGCCGCGGGCTCGCGAGAGGCCGGCGCCCGCGCCGACGCCTACTTCGACGGGGAGGGGCGCAACCTGCTCGCCGGACTGCTGCTGGCCGCCGCGCTCGACCAGCGGCCCATCACCGACGTCTACACCTGGCTGACCCGCCCCACCGACGACACAGCCGTGGGCATCCTCGCCGACGCCGGCTACCCGCTGCAGGCCGACGGGGTCGCCGGCGTCGTCAACGCCCCCGACAAGCAGCGCGCCGGGGTGTTCGGCACGGCGAGCCAGATGGCCCACTGCCTGACCAACCGCCGCATCCACCCCTGGATCACCCGGCAGGGCCCCGACGACGACCGGCCGCACTTCGACCCCTACGCCTTCGCCCGCGGCGGCCACACCCTCTACAGCCTCTCCAAGGAGGGCGCCGGCACCGCCGGTCCGCTCGTGACCGCCCTGACCGTGGCCGTGGTGGAGGCCGCCGAGGAGATCGCCTCCGCCGCGCCGGGCGGCCGCCTGCCCGTACCGCTGCTGGGCGTCCTCGACGAGGTCGCCAACGTCTGCAAGTGGTCCGAACTGCCCAACCAGTACTCCCACTACGGCTCCCGCGGCATCGTGCTCATGGCGATCCTGCAGTCGTGGTCCCAGGGCGTGGAGGTGTGGGGACAGGAGGGCATGCGCAAGCTGTGGTCGGCCGCCAACATCAAGGTCTACGGCGGCGGCGTGTCGGAGACGGGGTTCCTCCAGGAGCTGTCGCAGCTGATCGGCGACTACGACCGCACCTCCGTCTCGGCCAGCACCAGCCGCGACGGCCGCTCCACCACCCGCCAGCTCACCAACCAGAACACCCTGGACGTCGCCGACCTGGGCGCCATGCCGCGCGGCCGTGCCGTGTGCATCGCCTCCGGCGTGCCGCCCACCCTCATCGAGACCGTGCCGTGGATGCGCGGGCCCCACGCCGAGGCCGTCCGCGCGTCCATCGCCGCACACGAGCCCAAGGGAAGCCAGTGA
- a CDS encoding DUF4913 domain-containing protein codes for MNRPGGTDYADALAALAALTEAPAEAPTAGAEGTRPGEPADDEAELYFGSVDEFVREVIVPMYRRKVGPRGGRRWSAQWWRNAEAVSRLDSLWRAWEHLRLDGATGMSTWWRDHADYHMNALFDPDGPFAASTDENKAGEPLPYASPPPGLFTDVRSA; via the coding sequence GTGAACCGACCCGGTGGCACCGACTACGCGGACGCGCTCGCCGCTCTTGCGGCGCTGACCGAGGCACCCGCCGAGGCGCCGACCGCGGGGGCGGAGGGGACGCGCCCCGGCGAGCCCGCCGACGACGAGGCCGAACTCTACTTCGGATCCGTGGACGAGTTCGTGCGCGAGGTCATCGTCCCCATGTACCGCCGCAAGGTCGGACCGCGCGGCGGCCGGCGGTGGTCGGCGCAGTGGTGGCGCAACGCGGAGGCCGTGTCGCGGCTGGACAGCCTGTGGCGCGCGTGGGAGCACCTGCGCCTGGACGGCGCCACCGGCATGAGCACCTGGTGGCGCGACCACGCCGACTACCACATGAACGCGCTGTTCGACCCGGACGGCCCGTTCGCCGCCAGCACCGACGAGAACAAGGCCGGTGAGCCGCTGCCCTACGCGTCCCCGCCGCCCGGCCTGTTCACCGATGTCCGCAGCGCCTGA
- a CDS encoding zeta toxin family protein: MTADPSGYEVHEATLRELFDDHIRDFVFDAAAPTHGNAPTVVMLGGQLGAGKSHALASVLERHGGSLTPFSPDDLRAFHPLFDDIMREHPHELVPLTAQAVRSWSQMVHEHAHERGYGLVIEGSFGRPPARLKVVDQLARRPASGVHPGFRAEVVAIAVNEYRSRLDMVGRYLTMPTGLGRWSEAPGHDRTYRMVPQTVEALEANPHVERVIVTDRVGTVHYDNARGADGAWRSPPRAAHVLREARSEGRVPFDQAEATRWLSAYWAYNRQLLERGELNAVTAETMLVLHADADKVAPIAYVGQTAALARHERWQGVQKAVLLAGSHGVDNALLPPTPEAFLTAEATKQQQFAEAMAQADPHTPSEEEEAAREAVRRARQGLVPPSAGTDSAPPRARTDSGPGTEPSLER, encoded by the coding sequence ATGACCGCTGACCCCAGCGGTTACGAGGTCCACGAGGCAACGCTACGAGAACTGTTCGACGACCATATCCGCGACTTCGTGTTCGATGCGGCCGCGCCCACCCACGGGAACGCACCGACGGTGGTGATGTTGGGGGGACAACTTGGCGCGGGGAAGTCCCACGCTTTGGCGTCGGTTCTAGAGCGCCACGGCGGAAGCCTGACTCCCTTTTCACCCGATGACCTCCGAGCCTTCCATCCGTTGTTTGATGACATCATGCGAGAGCACCCCCATGAATTGGTGCCGCTTACCGCCCAGGCGGTGCGCTCCTGGTCGCAGATGGTGCATGAGCACGCCCACGAACGCGGTTACGGCTTGGTCATCGAAGGGTCCTTCGGCCGCCCGCCTGCACGGCTAAAGGTGGTCGACCAACTGGCCAGACGGCCCGCCTCCGGTGTGCACCCCGGTTTTCGCGCCGAGGTCGTGGCGATAGCTGTCAACGAGTACCGATCACGGCTGGACATGGTCGGGCGCTACCTCACCATGCCGACCGGACTGGGCCGCTGGTCCGAGGCCCCCGGGCACGACCGCACCTACCGAATGGTGCCCCAGACGGTGGAGGCGCTGGAGGCAAACCCACACGTGGAGCGGGTCATCGTCACCGACCGCGTCGGCACCGTCCACTACGACAACGCGCGCGGTGCCGACGGCGCCTGGCGCAGTCCACCCCGAGCCGCCCACGTTCTGCGCGAGGCGCGCAGCGAGGGACGAGTGCCCTTCGACCAAGCCGAGGCCACCCGGTGGCTGAGCGCCTACTGGGCCTACAACCGCCAACTGCTGGAGCGCGGTGAACTGAACGCGGTGACCGCCGAGACGATGCTGGTGCTGCACGCCGATGCCGACAAGGTCGCGCCGATCGCCTACGTTGGCCAAACTGCGGCCTTGGCCCGGCACGAGCGCTGGCAGGGAGTGCAGAAGGCGGTGCTACTGGCGGGCTCGCATGGCGTGGACAATGCTCTGCTGCCGCCCACACCAGAGGCGTTCCTAACGGCCGAAGCCACGAAGCAGCAGCAGTTCGCCGAGGCCATGGCTCAAGCCGACCCGCATACCCCCAGTGAGGAGGAGGAAGCGGCACGGGAGGCGGTGCGGCGGGCGCGGCAGGGGTTGGTTCCACCCAGCGCGGGCACGGACAGCGCTCCGCCTCGGGCTAGGACAGATAGCGGTCCCGGCACGGAGCCGTCTCTGGAGCGTTGA
- a CDS encoding zeta toxin family protein — MAADPERYRLAEKDLARLFTEYVQPHVFGPHKPSTEPVLVLLGAQPAAGKSRAQQLIARAHPDIVSLTGDDLRPIHPAYDDLMATDPLAMPNATSQASGRWVAMSIDHAREHGYSLLLEGIFRDPDMTVGTAAAFAPTHRVEVVSLAVPEEISRLDSVGRYLAPSGAPARWTPAGAHDLGYRMSPQTVQACEDSEHVQRITITDRSGAELFTNERGPNSAWTGPTGARDTLLHARQLRLEPGAARDWLARREDYTAAMVQRGELNETTLPTFERLHTDADRVAAHAYPDSEDAPLKRRHDASQHVHRYILDSAASGIPPELVPAPQTFLASDRQLAEHGGQNAEVERERQRRALLAPEHARLEDRLRRRARRALAAPQHESPQRHNSARDNEVRRPRDHLHRSRNEPEPGP, encoded by the coding sequence GTGGCCGCGGACCCCGAGCGGTACCGCCTGGCCGAGAAGGACCTCGCCCGCCTCTTTACCGAGTACGTCCAGCCCCACGTCTTCGGGCCGCACAAACCCAGCACAGAGCCGGTACTGGTGCTGCTGGGCGCTCAGCCGGCTGCCGGGAAGTCGCGCGCGCAGCAGCTGATCGCCCGCGCCCACCCCGACATCGTCTCCCTGACCGGTGACGACCTGAGGCCCATCCACCCCGCCTACGACGACCTGATGGCCACCGACCCCCTGGCCATGCCCAACGCCACCAGCCAGGCATCGGGGAGGTGGGTGGCCATGAGCATCGACCACGCCCGAGAGCACGGCTACAGCCTCCTGCTGGAGGGAATCTTCCGCGATCCCGACATGACCGTGGGCACCGCCGCCGCGTTCGCCCCCACGCACCGCGTCGAAGTGGTCTCGCTGGCCGTGCCCGAGGAGATCAGCCGGCTTGACTCGGTCGGGCGCTACCTCGCCCCCAGCGGCGCCCCCGCCCGCTGGACCCCCGCCGGCGCCCACGACCTCGGATACCGGATGAGCCCGCAGACCGTGCAGGCGTGCGAGGACAGCGAGCACGTCCAGCGCATCACCATCACCGATCGCTCCGGCGCCGAACTGTTCACCAACGAGCGCGGACCCAACAGCGCGTGGACGGGCCCCACCGGGGCACGGGACACCCTGCTCCACGCGCGCCAACTCCGCCTGGAGCCGGGAGCCGCTCGCGACTGGCTGGCGCGGCGCGAGGACTACACCGCGGCCATGGTCCAACGGGGAGAACTCAACGAGACCACCCTGCCGACGTTCGAGCGGCTGCACACCGACGCCGACCGCGTCGCCGCCCACGCCTACCCCGACTCCGAGGATGCTCCCCTGAAGCGTCGGCACGACGCCTCCCAGCACGTCCACCGCTACATCCTCGACTCCGCTGCCAGCGGAATACCCCCCGAACTCGTCCCCGCCCCGCAGACGTTCCTGGCCAGCGACCGCCAACTCGCCGAGCACGGCGGCCAGAACGCCGAGGTGGAGCGCGAAAGGCAGCGGCGGGCGCTCCTCGCCCCCGAACATGCCAGGCTTGAAGACCGACTACGCCGCCGCGCCCGCCGCGCCCTGGCCGCCCCGCAGCACGAGAGTCCGCAACGACACAATTCAGCCCGGGACAACGAGGTCCGCCGGCCGCGCGATCATCTCCACCGCAGCCGCAATGAGCCCGAGCCTGGACCATGA